CCAAGTCGTCAATGTCCATTTCCCATTCTGATAAAATCTCATAGGCTCTGGGATGCTCTTCTTCAATTTCGTCATAAGAAATAACGTAAACATTGTCTGTTTTAAAATATTCGTCTGGGTCATCCAACAGATTCACATCATAATTCACAAACATCGAATGCGGTCTCCAGCCAGTCACAATCACCGGCTCTTCAGCTTCGATTTTGGAATCAAGTTCACTGATCATTGCTTCTTCACTGGAAGTCATCAGATCATATTCGTCTCCTAGCTCATACCCTTCAACGGCGTCTTCTGCAGCGGAAACGAGTCCGGCTCCCGGATCGATACCAATTATTTCCTCATTAAATTTCTCAGCATTTCCCTCTAAATCCTCAATCGACTCTTCCTCTACATAGGACGGAACAACGAGCCCAAGAGGAGCGTCCTCGTAGCTGGTCGCTACTTTTTGCAAATTGTCCTCATGTTCTGTCCAAAGGTCTTCCTCCGTATAAGGAAGCCAGGCATCCATAAAGAAATCTATATCTTGTTGGGCCAAGCCTTGAAAAATATATGGTTGGTCCACCCGTTCATATTCAACGTTATACCCGGCTTCTTCAAGAATAAGCCGAACGATCTCTGTCGGTGCTTCTGTACTCGTCCAGGTCGTGAGTCCGAAGGTAATCGTTTCATCCTCTACATCTTCACCATTTTCTTGGCCATTTTCATCGGCCTGTTCGTCTGCTTCAGGGGTATCATCTCCGCACGCTGCCAATATTGAGGCAGAGACGATACTGAGCAGCGCATATAAAAAAGGTCTTTTCATTCGTGAACCCCTCCGAGTTTATGAAACATTTCTCGCATTGTTTCAGGCGTAAATTGCATAGAGTCCGGTTCAAGTGATTTCCATACTTGATGATCTTCGTTGTGAATGTTTTTAATCAATTCTTCAGATTCGAATATTTGGATATCGTAAATCCAATTGGCCATGATTAAGATCGAAGCCATGTGCGCGCC
The Salicibibacter kimchii DNA segment above includes these coding regions:
- a CDS encoding glycine betaine ABC transporter substrate-binding protein; the encoded protein is MKRPFLYALLSIVSASILAACGDDTPEADEQADENGQENGEDVEDETITFGLTTWTSTEAPTEIVRLILEEAGYNVEYERVDQPYIFQGLAQQDIDFFMDAWLPYTEEDLWTEHEDNLQKVATSYEDAPLGLVVPSYVEEESIEDLEGNAEKFNEEIIGIDPGAGLVSAAEDAVEGYELGDEYDLMTSSEEAMISELDSKIEAEEPVIVTGWRPHSMFVNYDVNLLDDPDEYFKTDNVYVISYDEIEEEHPRAYEILSEWEMDIDDLEAMMHAYEEEDKPFEDSASEWIDENRDHVDAMLNQ